In Malus sylvestris chromosome 16, drMalSylv7.2, whole genome shotgun sequence, the following are encoded in one genomic region:
- the LOC126608355 gene encoding protein GAMETE EXPRESSED 2 isoform X4 yields MEIFIHQQDRYGNLVPGLNAFDAEVVEIETNLSIPVADLHFEEVVAGIQLFSFSNLEPGNFLLTISDMKHYKSISNMPYAYTVFVGYCNGTNSVVNGSGLSSSTAGVLAEFSVYLNDAFQYPSPVEIERLEVQIVRANDSYNVQSSIFPMQTINGSGPARALRYGATSQIEIAPSPSMDPINSYVGSFSALVTAFNVVYTPAKSGIYNIYVFCGNVLLNGGHPFTMEVKGGKVNTSLSEVVKFSPKVPKMINNEVLVQLVDSFYNPVLSQQSRLKLEIASVNSSGFSNSMFVDNNDGSYTVQYLAENVGSYEICASFDGKRISPCPLGINVYTSEYFPRAYIDTISVWEDESIAFDVLANDYFAGNNASVVEYSKPDRGSLLEYGRLLRYTPHKDYYGNDSFVYTMSDINGNLATAAVNIYVLTIPPQFVSFPSELQATEDEISPRFGGFHGFEIRYSDAMENISVNLTAQSGTVFLSPMLMQFWEPVWTGLSVYTSDGDAKGLILVGCVEVINFALQSIQYFGNENFCGYDTIRVSTRNRNGVNKLDVPVFVEPINDPPFIHAPEYIILKSNEDKSQIYDREKDKFEFCIGDPDLLAFPGNESLFTVTFSVEVNDGYLATSLPTELISTTELKLKNSYQWLPLQTYVSISKHFMVRAKGVRFHGTFNDCNAVMRQIFYHGGEQDAILTVKLNDMGNYGCYFNCDDKISVPLQAEASVNLIRRRPMSSLVAHVLLFIVRNAGLGSAIVIESIIVFLLGAVLLFFTCKCAAHLVHERKNKATRAPEPASAPSLRKGTLRTNLPANADSGVCSSPLLASQHPNFRQRSHRQSGDEESGKAECQRLHSGSRRGQETPTTPSFMPLAIDKEQSQTV; encoded by the exons ATGGAAATCTTTATACATCAGCAAGATCGATATGGGAACCTTGTTCCTGGTCTGAATGCATTTGACGCTGAAGTTGTAGAGATAGAGACCAATTTGTCTATACCTGTTGCAGATTTGCACTTTGAAGAAGTGGTGGCTGGAATTCAGTTGTTTTCCTTCAGCAATCTAGAACCAGGGAACTTCTTGCTCACTATATCCGATATGAAGCATTATAAGAGTATCTCTAATATGCCATATGCTTATACTGTCTTTGTCG GTTATTGCAACGGGACAAACAGCGTTGTCAATGGATCTGGTTTAAGCAGTTCTACTGCTGGAGTACTAGCAGAGTTTTCAGTTTATTTGAATGATGCTTTTCAATATCCCTCTCCCGTTGAAATTGAAAGGCTCGAAGTACAAATTGTAAGGGCAAATGACTCCTATAATGTGCAGTCAAGCATATTTCCTATGCAAACCATCAATG GTAGTGGACCTGCTCGAGCGTTAAGATATGGTGCAACCAGCCAGATAGAAATCGCTCCATCACCATCTATGGACCCAATAAATTCT TATGTTGGGAGCTTCAGCGCCCTGGTAACTGCTTTCAATGTGGTGTATACACCCGCCAAGAGTGGGATCTATAACATCTACGTATTTTGTGGAAATGTTCTACTCAATGGCGGTCATCCATTTACAATGGAAGTAAAAGGAG GAAAGGTTAACACATCACTCTCAGAAGTTGTCAAATTTTCTCCCAAGGTGCCGAAGATGATTAACAATGAAGTATTAGTGCAGCTCGTGGATTCATTTTATAATCCTGTCTTGTCACAACAATCTAGGCTGAAACTAGAGATTGCTTCAGTTAACAGTTCTGGCTTTTCAAATTCCATGTTTGTGGATAATAATGATGGCTCATACACCGTTCAATATCTGGCTGAGAATGTTGGTAGTTATGAGATATGCGCTTCATTTGACGGCAAACGCATCTCTCCCTGCCCCTTGGGGATCAATGTCTACACCA GCGAATATTTTCCCAGAGCCTACATTGATACAATATCTGTCTGGGAGGATGAGTCAATCGCTTTTGATGTTTTAGCAAACGACTACTTTGCTGGAAATAATGCAAGTGTTGTCGAATACTCAAAG CCAGATCGTGGTTCCCTTCTTGAGTATGGAAGGCTACTCCGCTACACGCCTCATAAAGATTATTACGGCAATGATTCTTTTGTGTACACAATGTCTGATATAAACGGAAATCTTGCTACTGCTGCTGTAAACATATATGTTCTCACTATCCCGCcccaatttgtttcttttcCAAGCGAACTACAAGCAACTGAAGACGAGATTAGTCCCAGATTTGG TGGTTTCCACGGGTTTGagataaggtattcggatgcgATGGAGAACATCTCTGTTAATCTCACTGCGCAATCTGGGACAGTCTTTCTGTCTCCTATGCTAATGCAATTCTGGGAGCCAGTTTGGACAGGACTTTCTGTATACACATCAGATGGAGATGCAAAGGGTTTGATTTTAGTAGGCTGTGTGGAAGTAATCAATTTTGCCCTTCAGTCAATTCAATACTTCGG GAACGAGAACTTTTGTGGCTATGATACAATTCGAGTGTCTACGAGGAACAGGAATGGAGTAAATAAATTGGATGTTCCAGTTTTTGTGGAACCTATTAACGATCCTCCATTTATTCATGCTCCTGAATACATTATTTTGAAAAGTAATGAAGACAAGTCACAGATATACGACAGAGAAAAAGACAAGTTTGAGTTCTGCATTGGCGATCCAGATCTTCTTGCGTTCCCTG GTAACGAGTCCCTTTTCACAGTCACCTTTTCTGTGGAAGTTAATGACGGATATTTGGCAACCAGCCTACCAACTGAGCTCATCTCTACGACAGAACTGAAGCTCAAGAATAGCTATCAGTGGCTACCTCTTCAGACATATGTCAGCATCTCAAAACATTTCATGGTGAGAGCTAAGGGAGTTAGATTTCATGGAACATTTAATGACTGCAACGCTGTGATGCGACAGATCTTTTATCAT GGCGGAGAACAGGATGCAATCTTGACAGTGAAATTGAATGACATGGGAAACTACGGATGCTATTTTAATTGTGATGATAAGATATCGGTGCCTTTACAGGCCGAGGCTTCTGTTAATCTAATAAGGCGAAGGCCAATGAGTTCGCTTGTGGCTCACG TGCTTCTGTTTATTGTGAGGAATGCAGGCTTGGGGTCAGCTATTGTCATCGAATccattatagtgtttttgctCGGAGCAGTGCTACTATTTTTCACATGCAAATGTGCAGCTCACCTTGTacatgaaagaaaaaacaaagctaCCAGGGCACCAGAGCCGGCAAGCGCACCTAGTTTGCGCAAAGGAACT TTGAGGACAAATCTACCAGCAAATGCAGACTCCGGTGTTTGTTCAAGCCCATTGCTTGCCAGCCAGCATCCCAACTTTCGCCAACG GTCGCATCGTCAATCTGGAGACGAGGAATCTGGCAAGGCAGAATGTCAGCGACTCCATTCCGGTAGCAGACGCGGTCAGGAAACTCCTACTACCCCAAGTTTTATGCCCCTTGCTATTGACAAGGAACAAAGTCAAACAGTTTGA